Proteins encoded in a region of the Frondihabitans sp. 762G35 genome:
- the dacB gene encoding D-alanyl-D-alanine carboxypeptidase/D-alanyl-D-alanine endopeptidase, which yields MTDDGHPSDQTSTTGTRSPIVGWIREHRRTSAIVAGALAFVVLGGGAVAAGAASGRSTASAPAPSAASSRAAAPSAAPRATPTPTPTVAARPTPSAIAAPAPLRTCSVAAQAADSRLGTFEGTVLDASTGETVFDRNGSTPARTGSVMKTLTSAVALSVLGPDYRFTTRVVGTGGSISLVGGGDPTLSTLPAGSESVYPGAPKIRDLATQVKAKLGSTPLTSIQLDSSFWNNADSYDASWPVSERTIGYQPLIVPLMIDGDRANPQAATSPRSTDPVGRAGDAFRQALVSAGVTGASTAAITRGTATSTAVLGEVRSQPVSTLIGQMIPNSDNTLAEMLARVSSKVSGSDGSAASLTAVYKAALSKGYGLDASTITIIDGSGESLNDGVPSAVVSQLMIKVMNRVGSLGILYDTLPVAGQSGTLASRFTGANAVARGHVHAKTGWIDSAYTLGGVIDAQDGTKLTFAFYAIGNVSGSARQALDTLTAAVYSCGANLSNN from the coding sequence ATGACTGACGACGGCCACCCCAGCGACCAGACCTCGACCACCGGCACCCGATCGCCGATCGTGGGGTGGATCCGGGAGCACCGACGCACCTCCGCCATCGTCGCGGGTGCCCTCGCCTTCGTCGTCCTCGGCGGCGGGGCGGTGGCCGCAGGAGCCGCGTCCGGGAGGTCGACCGCGTCGGCCCCCGCACCGTCCGCCGCGTCGTCCCGCGCCGCAGCGCCCTCCGCCGCGCCGCGCGCGACGCCCACGCCGACGCCGACCGTCGCCGCGCGCCCCACCCCCAGCGCCATCGCCGCACCGGCGCCGCTCCGCACCTGCTCCGTCGCCGCCCAGGCCGCCGACTCGCGCCTCGGCACCTTCGAGGGCACCGTCCTCGACGCCTCGACCGGCGAGACGGTCTTCGACCGCAACGGCTCGACTCCTGCCCGGACCGGCAGCGTCATGAAGACCCTGACGAGCGCGGTCGCCCTCTCGGTCCTCGGTCCCGACTACCGCTTCACCACCCGGGTCGTCGGCACGGGCGGCAGCATCTCGCTCGTCGGCGGCGGCGATCCCACCCTGAGCACGCTGCCCGCCGGGTCGGAGAGCGTCTACCCCGGGGCGCCGAAGATCCGCGACCTCGCGACGCAGGTGAAGGCGAAGCTCGGCTCCACGCCGCTGACCTCCATCCAGCTCGACTCGAGCTTCTGGAACAACGCCGACAGCTACGACGCCAGCTGGCCCGTGAGCGAGCGCACCATCGGCTATCAGCCGCTCATCGTCCCGCTGATGATCGACGGCGACCGGGCCAACCCGCAGGCCGCCACGAGCCCCCGCAGCACCGACCCCGTCGGCCGCGCGGGCGACGCGTTCCGCCAGGCGCTCGTGTCGGCGGGAGTCACCGGAGCCTCGACCGCGGCCATCACGCGCGGGACCGCCACGAGCACGGCCGTCCTCGGCGAGGTGCGGAGCCAGCCGGTCTCGACGCTGATCGGCCAGATGATCCCCAACAGCGACAACACCCTGGCGGAGATGCTGGCCCGGGTCTCCTCGAAGGTCTCCGGGAGCGACGGGTCGGCGGCGTCCCTCACCGCCGTCTACAAGGCGGCCCTGTCGAAGGGCTACGGCCTCGACGCCTCGACGATCACGATCATCGACGGCTCCGGCGAGAGCCTCAACGACGGCGTGCCGTCGGCCGTCGTCTCGCAGCTGATGATCAAGGTGATGAACCGCGTCGGCTCCCTCGGCATCCTCTACGACACGCTGCCCGTCGCCGGGCAGTCGGGCACCCTGGCCTCCCGCTTCACCGGCGCGAACGCCGTGGCGCGCGGCCACGTGCACGCCAAGACCGGATGGATCGACAGCGCGTACACGCTCGGCGGCGTCATCGACGCGCAGGACGGCACGAAGCTGACCTTCGCGTTCTACGCGATCGGCAACGTCTCGGGCTCGGCGCGGCAGGCGCTCGACACGCTGACGGCGGCCGTCTACTCGTGCGGGGCGAACCTGTCCAACAACTGA
- a CDS encoding Gfo/Idh/MocA family protein, protein MTLRWGILGTGGIAETFVRDLQGSGITVSAVGSRDAGRAGSFAAGLGIETAHGDYEALVADPAVDVVYVATPHVFHLEQALLAIGAGKHVLVEKPFTVNAGEAREIFAAAEAAGVVALEAMWTRFLPQNDRIREILRSEAFGRPRLFTGTHGQRLPTDPRHRINAPELGGGALLDLGVYPVSYALDVLGAPESVDATATLSAQGVDDRVGILLGHAGGAQSHLYAALDLAQSNSARIDLEGGRIELSDTFFSAHGFTVVDSDGTVVERFDRQEGTLRGMQHQALELDRLTREGWSGTDRLTPGATIAVMETMDEIRRRIGVTYPGEVA, encoded by the coding sequence ATGACACTTCGATGGGGAATCCTCGGGACCGGCGGAATCGCCGAGACCTTCGTCCGCGACCTCCAGGGCTCGGGGATCACCGTCAGCGCCGTGGGCTCCCGCGACGCCGGGCGCGCCGGGTCGTTCGCCGCCGGCCTCGGGATCGAGACGGCGCACGGCGACTACGAGGCCCTCGTCGCGGATCCCGCGGTCGACGTCGTCTACGTGGCAACGCCGCACGTCTTCCACCTGGAGCAGGCGCTCCTGGCCATCGGGGCGGGCAAGCACGTGCTGGTCGAGAAGCCGTTCACCGTGAACGCCGGCGAGGCGCGGGAGATCTTCGCGGCGGCGGAGGCCGCGGGCGTCGTCGCGCTCGAGGCGATGTGGACGCGGTTCCTCCCGCAGAACGACCGGATCCGGGAGATCCTGCGCTCCGAGGCTTTCGGACGGCCCCGGCTGTTCACGGGGACGCACGGGCAGAGACTCCCGACCGACCCGCGGCACCGCATCAACGCGCCGGAGCTCGGCGGGGGAGCGCTCCTCGACCTCGGCGTCTATCCCGTCTCCTACGCGCTCGACGTGCTCGGGGCACCGGAGTCGGTCGACGCCACGGCGACCCTCAGCGCCCAGGGCGTCGACGACCGGGTCGGAATCCTCCTCGGCCACGCGGGCGGCGCGCAGTCGCATCTCTACGCCGCGCTCGATCTCGCCCAGAGCAACAGCGCCAGGATCGACCTCGAGGGTGGTCGGATCGAACTCTCCGACACCTTCTTCAGCGCGCACGGATTCACCGTCGTCGACTCCGACGGCACCGTCGTGGAACGCTTCGACCGTCAGGAGGGCACCCTTCGCGGGATGCAGCACCAGGCCCTCGAGCTCGACCGTCTGACCCGCGAGGGCTGGTCGGGGACCGACCGCCTGACCCCGGGCGCGACGATCGCCGTGATGGAGACGATGGACGAGATCCGCCGTCGGATCGGGGTGACCTACCCCGGGGAGGTGGCGTGA
- a CDS encoding ribokinase, which produces MNGARIIVVGSANQDYLVRVERAPRPGETVIAHGLAKQPGGKGANQAVAAARLGGDVTFVGAVGRDDDGASILRSLQTEGVQIDAVRIVDAQPTGLALISVEEAGENSITVVSGANATVTPQRAVEAVQRVGGPGALVLLQGELTLDVLAETARAAAGVAARVIINLAPYRAATRETLVLADPLVVNETETASLTGATVTDVASALAAVRGLVEEGGTVGARSAVITLGSLGAVWADADASGHAPARKTADVVDTTGAGDAFVGALAASLAGGSTLPEAVRLGVAAGSFAIRGVGAQTSYARPADLTVDAG; this is translated from the coding sequence GTGAACGGAGCGCGCATCATCGTCGTCGGGTCGGCCAACCAGGACTACCTCGTCCGCGTCGAACGGGCACCCCGCCCCGGCGAGACGGTCATCGCCCACGGTCTCGCCAAGCAGCCGGGCGGCAAGGGCGCCAACCAGGCCGTCGCGGCGGCGCGGCTCGGCGGCGACGTGACGTTCGTGGGAGCCGTCGGGCGCGACGACGACGGGGCGAGCATCCTGCGGTCCCTCCAGACGGAGGGCGTCCAGATCGACGCCGTCCGAATCGTCGACGCTCAGCCGACCGGTCTCGCCCTCATCTCCGTGGAGGAGGCCGGCGAGAACTCCATCACCGTCGTCTCGGGAGCGAACGCGACCGTGACCCCGCAGCGGGCCGTGGAGGCCGTGCAGCGGGTCGGCGGCCCGGGCGCCCTCGTGCTGCTGCAGGGCGAACTGACGCTCGACGTCCTCGCCGAGACGGCCCGGGCGGCCGCAGGAGTCGCGGCGCGCGTCATCATCAACCTCGCGCCGTATCGCGCGGCGACCCGCGAGACGCTGGTGCTCGCCGATCCGCTCGTCGTCAACGAGACCGAGACCGCGTCGCTCACCGGAGCGACCGTCACGGACGTGGCGTCCGCGCTCGCGGCGGTCCGCGGCCTCGTCGAGGAGGGCGGGACCGTCGGCGCACGATCGGCCGTGATCACTCTGGGGTCGCTCGGCGCGGTCTGGGCCGACGCGGACGCCTCCGGTCACGCGCCCGCCCGGAAGACCGCGGACGTCGTCGACACCACCGGCGCCGGGGACGCGTTCGTCGGCGCGCTGGCCGCGTCCCTGGCGGGCGGTTCGACGCTTCCCGAGGCGGTGCGCCTGGGGGTCGCGGCGGGCAGCTTCGCGATCCGCGGCGTCGGCGCGCAGACGTCGTACGCGCGCCCCGCCGACCTGACCGTCGACGCCGGCTGA
- a CDS encoding phosphate ABC transporter ATP-binding protein, producing the protein MTDTLASEFDSWFAQPDAAEEQPLRPAGQPATLDAREISAWFGTHKVLDRVSLTMPAGHVTALIGPSGCGKSTFLRTLNRMHELVPSASLAGEVLLDDVDIYDAARRITDARRQIGMVFQKPNPFPAMSIQDNVLAGLALTGRKLDRGARVDLVEETLTKAGLWNEVKDRLRQPGGGLSGGQQQRLCIARSLAVRPRVLLMDEPCSALDPTSTRRIEQTITELATEVTIVIVTHNMQQAQRVSDRCAFFLAEQGTPGAIVEHGSTEAMFEAPQDQRTADYVHGRFG; encoded by the coding sequence ATGACCGACACCCTCGCGAGCGAGTTCGACAGCTGGTTCGCCCAGCCCGACGCCGCCGAAGAGCAGCCCCTCCGACCGGCAGGACAGCCGGCCACCCTCGACGCCCGGGAGATCTCCGCGTGGTTCGGGACGCACAAGGTCCTCGACCGGGTCTCGCTCACGATGCCGGCCGGCCACGTGACCGCCCTGATCGGCCCGTCGGGCTGCGGCAAGAGCACCTTCCTCCGCACCCTCAACCGGATGCACGAGCTGGTGCCGTCCGCGTCGCTCGCGGGCGAGGTGCTCCTCGACGACGTCGACATCTACGACGCCGCGCGGCGCATCACCGACGCGCGCCGGCAGATCGGCATGGTCTTCCAGAAGCCGAACCCGTTCCCGGCCATGAGCATCCAGGACAACGTTCTCGCCGGCCTCGCCCTGACCGGTCGGAAGCTCGACCGGGGAGCCCGCGTCGACCTCGTCGAGGAGACCCTCACGAAGGCGGGCCTCTGGAACGAGGTCAAGGACCGCCTCCGGCAGCCCGGAGGCGGCCTCTCGGGCGGTCAGCAGCAGCGCCTCTGCATCGCGAGGTCCCTCGCCGTCCGCCCGCGGGTCCTGCTCATGGACGAACCCTGCTCGGCCCTCGACCCGACCTCCACCCGACGCATCGAGCAGACGATCACCGAGCTCGCCACCGAGGTGACCATCGTCATCGTCACGCACAACATGCAGCAGGCCCAGCGCGTCTCCGACCGGTGCGCGTTCTTCCTCGCCGAGCAGGGCACGCCGGGCGCCATCGTCGAGCACGGCTCGACCGAGGCGATGTTCGAGGCCCCGCAGGATCAGCGCACCGCCGACTACGTCCACGGCCGCTTCGGCTAG
- a CDS encoding sortase translates to MTTTTPRPAPRLPEPPSPAASQSLPALTEPDRWRFGGSAIIVIGLLLVGFAAQFVGVSQVEHSRDQQLAFDDFRYQLANATAPVGQTGTDGRLLPVGTSVAVLTIPAIGVHEVVFEGTSSDVTRQGPGHRRDTPMPGQAGASVLYGRQAAYGAPFGSIGALTPGDVVTTTTGLGTARYVVSDVRFTGDPVPDAIPAGGGRLTLVSASGIPFLPSTVVRVDAKLETAPLATPQRALGYAALGEEELTMAGNGSVWPFLVIGLIGLFALIALFAVSLRFWGRRQTLVVAVPVVLVVGLFAAEQFTLLLPNLM, encoded by the coding sequence ATGACCACCACCACTCCGCGGCCCGCGCCGCGCCTGCCCGAGCCTCCGAGCCCCGCCGCGTCGCAGTCGCTCCCCGCGCTCACCGAGCCGGACCGATGGCGCTTCGGGGGATCCGCGATCATCGTGATCGGCCTGCTCCTCGTCGGTTTCGCCGCCCAGTTCGTCGGCGTCTCGCAGGTCGAGCACTCCCGCGACCAGCAGCTCGCCTTCGACGACTTCCGCTACCAGCTCGCCAACGCCACGGCGCCCGTCGGGCAGACCGGGACGGACGGGCGGCTCCTGCCCGTCGGCACCTCGGTCGCGGTCCTGACGATCCCGGCGATCGGCGTCCACGAGGTCGTCTTCGAGGGCACCTCGTCCGACGTCACCCGCCAGGGCCCCGGTCACCGCCGCGACACCCCGATGCCGGGCCAGGCGGGCGCCAGCGTCCTCTACGGTCGGCAGGCGGCCTACGGGGCACCCTTCGGATCGATCGGCGCCCTCACCCCCGGCGACGTCGTCACGACGACGACCGGCCTCGGGACGGCCCGCTACGTCGTCAGCGACGTCCGGTTCACCGGCGATCCCGTCCCGGACGCGATCCCGGCCGGCGGCGGCCGACTGACGCTCGTCAGCGCCTCCGGCATCCCCTTCCTGCCGAGCACCGTGGTCCGCGTCGACGCGAAGCTCGAGACCGCCCCGCTGGCGACGCCTCAGCGCGCGCTCGGCTACGCCGCCCTGGGCGAGGAGGAGCTCACCATGGCCGGTAACGGCTCCGTCTGGCCGTTCCTCGTCATCGGGCTCATCGGGCTCTTCGCCCTGATCGCCCTGTTCGCGGTGAGCCTCCGATTCTGGGGCCGCCGTCAGACCCTCGTCGTCGCCGTGCCCGTCGTCCTCGTCGTCGGCCTCTTCGCCGCCGAGCAGTTCACCCTCCTCCTGCCCAACCTGATGTGA
- a CDS encoding Ig-like domain-containing protein, which yields MKVTTFCKFGVSLGAAALLVGALAVPANADPATGTFGTLVGLGSDTTQDVVNGIATGIGGGQIASYNANSGGATVVTRKGGVAIPRVSGSGAGRDELLVSIGQLANKSGVALADGTSTTVDSSVVGQLDFARSSGGPASTLADGVVAYVPFARDAVDVAFAPGSPLSKVPLYIGDGTEGKSEPTLRNIYSGDVAYVYFNADGSYNSAGQTLGGAPSGTKAYKLQPILPKFGSGTRSYFIGQIGGTDASGYTSTHPNVTDTDNGTPIEEHNGQPIVDLTTSDTLAIAPFSVSQWVAQANGAPGVTDRRAGVELAVLGKTQGSQTAATTGSGTAYATNPSYAGFVRDVYNIVPSRLADDPSSQIAKTFVGSTSLVCKQTAVITRYGFLPEPATSAATTCGYAQLRAFPASTSTTTLSIPDSGQAGSTVKATATVASFGNGGGTVLFRSGTTTLATATIARGATSVTADVPLATAGTTAVTATFVPALGGVGSSASATSQVAVSSAATVSKTTVTSNAFVVGRLAVVTAKIAGGDSAGGTVTFTNNGAVLGTTEVAPGASSAVTSFYPNHTSYSIIATYVPATSGTKGSASAALAVKVAKGTPHVNVPTLPTVKSTATTKVTMTVTGAGSVAPTGQVQIREGSKVIVGNTSIVKGAVTFTIPRLSVGTHTLVFFYNGSALWNATHNSGTTLKVVK from the coding sequence ATGAAGGTCACCACCTTCTGCAAGTTCGGCGTCTCGCTCGGGGCCGCGGCCCTGCTCGTCGGCGCGCTCGCCGTGCCGGCCAATGCCGACCCCGCGACGGGCACGTTCGGCACGCTCGTCGGTCTCGGCTCCGACACCACCCAGGACGTCGTCAACGGCATCGCCACCGGCATCGGCGGCGGACAGATCGCCTCCTACAACGCCAACTCCGGCGGCGCCACTGTCGTCACGCGCAAGGGCGGCGTGGCCATCCCGCGTGTCAGCGGCTCCGGTGCCGGCCGCGACGAGCTGCTCGTCTCGATCGGTCAGCTCGCCAACAAGTCGGGCGTCGCCCTCGCGGACGGCACCAGCACGACGGTCGACTCGTCGGTCGTCGGTCAGCTCGACTTCGCGCGCTCCTCCGGGGGCCCCGCTTCGACCCTCGCCGACGGCGTCGTCGCCTACGTCCCCTTCGCCCGCGACGCGGTCGACGTGGCGTTCGCCCCGGGCAGCCCGCTCTCCAAGGTCCCGCTCTACATCGGCGACGGCACCGAGGGCAAGAGCGAGCCGACCCTCCGCAACATCTACAGCGGCGACGTCGCCTACGTCTACTTCAACGCGGACGGCAGCTACAACTCCGCCGGCCAGACCCTGGGCGGCGCCCCCTCCGGCACCAAGGCCTACAAGCTCCAGCCGATCCTGCCCAAGTTCGGCTCGGGCACGCGCTCCTACTTCATCGGACAGATCGGGGGGACCGACGCGAGCGGGTACACCTCGACCCACCCCAATGTCACCGACACCGACAACGGCACGCCGATCGAGGAGCACAACGGCCAGCCGATCGTCGACCTGACCACCTCCGACACCCTCGCCATCGCGCCCTTCTCGGTCAGCCAGTGGGTCGCCCAGGCGAACGGCGCCCCGGGCGTCACCGACCGTCGCGCCGGCGTCGAGCTCGCCGTCCTCGGCAAGACCCAGGGCTCGCAGACGGCCGCCACGACCGGCAGCGGCACGGCCTACGCGACCAACCCGTCGTACGCCGGCTTCGTCCGCGACGTCTACAACATCGTCCCCTCGCGCCTCGCGGACGACCCGTCGAGCCAGATCGCCAAGACGTTCGTCGGCTCGACGTCGCTCGTCTGCAAGCAGACCGCGGTCATCACCCGCTACGGCTTCCTCCCGGAGCCGGCCACGAGCGCCGCGACCACCTGCGGCTACGCGCAGCTCCGCGCCTTCCCCGCGTCGACCAGCACCACGACGCTCTCCATCCCCGACTCGGGACAGGCCGGCTCGACGGTCAAGGCCACGGCCACCGTCGCGTCGTTCGGGAACGGCGGCGGCACCGTCCTCTTCCGCTCCGGCACCACGACCCTCGCCACGGCGACGATCGCCCGCGGCGCCACGAGCGTCACGGCGGACGTGCCGCTGGCCACCGCCGGCACCACGGCAGTGACCGCGACGTTCGTCCCCGCCCTCGGCGGCGTCGGATCCAGCGCCAGCGCCACCTCGCAGGTCGCGGTCTCGAGCGCGGCCACGGTCTCGAAGACCACCGTCACGTCGAACGCCTTCGTCGTCGGCCGCCTCGCGGTCGTCACGGCCAAGATCGCCGGCGGAGACTCCGCGGGCGGCACGGTGACGTTCACGAACAACGGTGCCGTCCTCGGCACGACCGAGGTCGCGCCCGGAGCCAGCTCCGCGGTCACCTCGTTCTACCCGAACCACACCTCCTACAGCATCATCGCGACGTACGTGCCCGCCACCAGCGGCACCAAGGGCAGCGCCAGCGCCGCCCTCGCCGTGAAGGTCGCCAAGGGCACGCCGCACGTCAACGTGCCGACGCTCCCGACCGTCAAGTCGACCGCCACGACGAAGGTGACCATGACGGTCACCGGTGCCGGCTCCGTCGCTCCGACCGGTCAGGTGCAGATCCGCGAGGGCAGCAAGGTCATCGTGGGCAACACGAGCATCGTGAAGGGTGCCGTCACGTTCACGATCCCGCGCCTCTCGGTCGGAACGCACACCCTGGTGTTCTTCTACAACGGCTCCGCCCTGTGGAACGCGACGCACAACAGCGGCACCACCCTGAAGGTCGTCAAGTAG